TTTTGGTATTGAAACTGCGCAGCTCGGGGGCGGTGATAAGCAAGGCAATGTGCTGTTTACTGGTTACTTTTCGCCAGTTATGGAGCTTCGTCACCAAGCAAATGAAACCTTTAAGTATCCTGTTTATGCTAAGCCTGACTGCACACAAGATTGTCCAACACGCGCTGAGATTTATGCCGGAGCGCTCGAGGGTAAAGGCCTTGAGTTAGGCTATGCCGCCAATATGATTGACCCATTTTTAATGGAAGTGCAAGGCAGTGGTTTTGTTCACTTTGAAGATGACGATACGCTTGAATACTTTGCTTATGGCGGCAAAAACAACAAAGCGTATGTCAGCATCGGACGGGTTTTGATCGAACGCGGTGAAGTGCCACGTGAAAAAATGTCGATGAAAGCGATCAAAGAATGGGTACTGGCTAATGATGAAGCGACGGTACGTGAGGTACTTGAGCAAAATCCATCCTTTGTCTTTTTTGCGCCGCGAGCAGATGCTCCAGTGACAGGATCGGCGGGAATTCCACTGTTGCCAATGGCTTCAGTGGCTGGTGATCGTTCCATTTTGCCTATGGGAACCCCAATCCTTGCTGAAGTGCCACTATTGAACGCAGATGGCACTTGGAGTGGTGCGCACCAGTTGCGTCTACTTATCGTGTTGGATACGGGGGGCGCAGTGAAACAGAACCACCTTGATCTTTACCATGGTATGGGGCCTAGAGCGGGCACAGAAGCGGGTCACTACAAGCATTTTGGCCGTGTCTGGAAGCTAGGTCTACAACACTCAGCGACTCAAGCTCCTTGGGCAATGCCGCCTGAGAAGCAAAACTAACGGTTTTCCGTTCAAGCCGCTTATCGGTGTAAAGAGCGAGTATAGACATTTCGATAAAGAGTGCGTATAAATCGCACTCTTATTTTTTGTAACCGATTTACGGACTAGAGTTATGCGTGAATTAGACACTCCAGCTTCAGATAACTACAACCAGCGTTTTGGTGGTACTCGCCGTTTATACGGCAATAGCGAAGTGGAAATACTCCGTGCTGCACACGTGTGTGTGATTGGCATTGGTGGTGTAGGTTCATGGGCGGTGGAAGCACTTGCTCGTACTGGTATTGGTGAGTTAACGCTGATCGATATGGACGATGTGTGTGTGACCAATATTAACCGCCAAATTCATGCGATGAGTGGTACCGTTGGTCAAAGTAAAATTGAAGTGATGGCTGAACGGGTTAAGTTGATTAACCCAGAATGTAAAGTGAATTTGATTGATGACTTTATTACACCAGACAACCAGCATGAGTATCTAAGCAAAGAATACGATTACGTGCTCGATGCGATTGATAGCGTGAAAGCGAAAGCGTCTCTGCTGGCATACTGCCGTAGTAATAAAATCAAAGTCATTGCAACCGGTGGTGCTGGTGGTCAAGTTGATCCGACTCAAATCCAAGTCGCTGATTTGACAAAAACTATTCAAGACCCATTGGCGAAAAAGATTAAAGATACCTTGCGTCGCCATCATAACTTCCCAAAAAATCCACAACGTAAATTTGGTATCGACTGCGTGTTTTCCACCGAGCAACTAAAATACCCTCAAGCGGATGGCAGCGTGTGTGGTGTTAAAGCAACCGCTGAAGGCCCTAAGCGTATGGATTGTGCGAGCGGGTTTGGCGCCGCAACCGTGGTCACGGCGACATTTGGTTTTGTTGCTGTCGCACGTATCGTCGAAAAACTGATTCAAAAGCACAGCAAGTAAGGTGGCATGATGTCGAACTTTCCAGTCAATCCATTTGGTACTCAAATTACCGCCACCGAGATCGTTGAAACCATGCAAGGTATGCGTGGTTGGGAAGACCGTTATCGTCAGGTGATTCAATGGGGTAAAAAACTGCCAGTGATGCCTGAAGAATTGAAGTCGCAGCAAGTGACTGTCTCGGGTTGTGAAAGCCAAGTATGGTTAGTCAGTGAGCAAGTAGGAGATACTTGGTCATTTTGCGCAGACTCAGACGCACGTATTGTTCGTGGGCTTATCGCTTTGGTGATGGCGGCGTACAACCATAAAAGCAGTGAGCAGATCCAACAGTTTGATATTGATGGATACTTTGCACAGTTAGGTTTAATTGACCATCTTAGTCCTTCTCGTGGCAATGGTTTAAAAGCGATTGTTGAGCAGATCAAACTGCTGAGTGCTTAAGCCAAAACCTAGCTAAGTCCCGCTGTTTAGCGGGATTTGTTATGCCCGAATATGGCGGTGGTTAATTTTTAATCACTTCTTTTTTAATGTCTTAGCAAAAACAGGGCTTTGTCACACTTGTTGTCCTTAGCTAAAGGCTGTAAAATTCGCGCCCTTATTTATTGTTCCGTTGTTGAGAGGCTTCATGACTACTGAAAAAATCAACCTGCTTGATTTTGATCGCCAAGGATTGCGTAAATTCTTTGCAGAAGAATTAGACGAAAAAGCATTCCGCGCAGAGCAGGTGATGAAGTGGATCTACCATTTTGGTGTTGATGATTTCGACAACATGAACAACATCAACAAGAAATTGCGTGAGAAGTTGAAGCACCGTTGTGAAATTAAAGCGCCGGTGGTTTCTGAAGCTCAGCACTCATCTGATGGCACCATCAAATGGGCAATGCGCGTTGGTGACCAAGACGTTGAGACGGTTTACATCCCTGAAGATGATCGCGCAACACTGTGTGTTTCTTCGCAGGTGGGTTGTGCATTGGAATGTAAATTCTGTTCAACGGCTCAACAAGGCTTTAACCGTAACCTAAAAGTGTCTGAGATTATCGGTCAGGTTTGGCGTGCAGCACGTGAAATTGGTCTAGAGAAAGAGACGGGTCGTCGTCCAATTACTAACGTAGTAATGATGGGCATGGGTGAGCCGCTTCTGAACATGAAAAACCTGCTTCCAGCACTTGATTTGATGCTTGATGACCTTGGTTTTGGTCTTTCAAAGCGTCGCGTAACGGTATCGACTTCGGGTGTGGTTTCTGGTCTTGATCAGATGACAGGCAAAATTGATGTCGCATTAGCGATCTCTCTTCATGCGCCTAACGACAAGCTACGTAGCCAAATCATGCCGATTAACGACCGTTGGGATATTCAAGAGTTCTTAGCCTCAGTACGCCGTTACATCGCGTCTTCAAATGCTAACCGCGGTAAAGTGACGGTAGAGTACGTGTTATTGGACCATGTTAACGATGATATGGACCACGCACGTGAATTGGCTGAACTGATGAAAGATACGCCGTGTAAGATTAACCTGATCCCATTTAACCCATACCCAGGTTCTCCTTACAAGAAGCCAAGCAACTCACGTATTGATCGCTTCCAAAAAACATTAATGCAGCTTGATCACACCGTCACAGTGCGTAAAACGCGTGGTGACGATATCGATGCGGCATGTGGTCAGTTGGTGGGGGATGTTATTGACCGCACTAAGCGCACCGCAATGGCAAAAGTTGCCAAAGGTGAAGCAATTGACATCAAAGCGGTATAATTAAATAGTTATCTATCGAAGCCAGAGCAATGCTCTGGCTTTTTTGTTGCAACTTATTACTGATAAAAATAAAGCTATCTCGCAGTTTATTGGTTTTATCTTGGCTAAAAATGTCAGTTTTTAGAAAAACCTTGAGCTTGCTGTAATTTATCTAACCCGATTGTGTTGTTTCATGCTTTATATCTATTAGAATTAATAGTCATACTTAAGTATCTCAGAAGACTGAGTACGTTCCTGAGTGATTGTTCAGACAACAACCTCATATACTTAGGGAAGGTCGCAACAAATTTATCAGTGACATCTCCTTATCTTGTGTGCAAGATGTTTTCACTTCACTGATAAATACGTTAGTAAATTTAAATACCTTGGTTTGAGACGACAACAAACAAAAAAGAATAAAAAGTCGCGAGAGCCAATCGGAAAACAAGAGACACGACATAATGAATACAGAGCAACCGACGGCTGTCGTAGAAGAGAATACAGAAAACAATCACATTCAACCGGGCACTATTCTTAAACAGAAACGCGAACAAGCCGGGTTAAGTCAAAAGCAAGTTGCGGATCGTTTGCGTCTGCGAGTGGCGATTATTGAGCAAATTGAGCGCAATGAGTTCGAGCCGGATCAGGTTGCAACCTTTACCCGTGGTTACCTGCGATCATACGCGAAAGTGGTCAATGCGGACGAAGGTGAAGTATTGGCGGCTTTAGATGCCACCATGGGCACTCAGCCCCCGCAAGAACAAAAAATGAAGAGCTTCTCGCGTAAAACCAATCGAGAAAAACACGACAATCGCATCATGGCTTTGACCTGGGGGATTGTGATTGTGATTGTGGCTATCTCCTCGGTTTGGTGGTGGCAGAACAAGCAAAAAGATGCCCTTGAAATCACCAATGAAGACGAAGCGGCACTTGTGGTTGAGTCTGAGTCAACGCCGCTACTGGATACCTCCGTTGATAAGCTAACGGCAGAGCCTAGTAACGAGAACAGTGACGAGAACGCTCCGGTATCTCCTGTGGCAGAAGATAGCCAAGCTGCAAATGAGCTTACTCCGCTTGAAGCAAACGATGATCTGAGCCAAAACAGTGCCGAAACCGCACCATTGGCTCCAGTGACAGAAACCCAAACGGCACAACCGCAAGCGGATGACGCCGTCTCTAAGCCAGCAGTGAGCGCTAACCACCTTGAGTTAAGCTTTAACGATGAATGTTGGGTGCAAGTGAAAGATTCGACGGGCAAAACCCTACTAAGTGGCATTAAACGTGGTGGAGAAACGGTAACATTAGACGGTAAAAAGCCGTATAACGTTATTTTGGGTGCGCCAGAGAACGTTTCTATCACATTAGCGAGTGAACCTGTCGACCTTTCTGGGTATACTGCAGGCAAAGCAGCAAGATTCACCTTACCTTAGAAAAGATTATGCAACACGAATCTCCTATTAAACGTCGCCCATCGACTCGAATTTATGTGGGCGATGTGCCTATTGGTGATGGCGCACCGATTGCGGTGCAGTCAATGACCAACACCAGAACAACAGACGTCGATGCGACTGTTGCACAAATTCGAGCATTGGAAAATGTCGGTGCAGATATCGTGCGCGTATCTGTGCCAACCATGGATGCCGCAGAGGCATTTAAGCAAATCAAACAGCAAGTGAACATTCCACTCGTGGCGGACATTCACTTTGACTACCGTATTGCGCTAAAAGTGGCGGAGTATGGTGTGGACTGTTTACGCATCAACCCGGGCAACATCGGTAACGAAGAGCGTATTCGTTCAGTCGTAGATTGTGCACGTGACAAAAACATCCCGATTCGCATTGGTGTTAACGGCGGTTCTCTGGAAAAAGATATCCAGATGAAATATGGCGAACCAACGCCTGCAGCATTAGTGGAATCTGCGATGCGTCATGTTGATATCCTTGATCGCCTCAACTTTGACCAATTCAAAGTGAGCGTAAAAGCGTCAGATGTGTTCCTTGCCGTCGATTCATACCGTTTGCTGGCGAAGAAAATCGATCAGCCGCTCCATCTCGGTATTACTGAGGCGGGTGGTGCTCGTGCCGGCGCGGTTAAATCATCGGTTGGCCTAGGTATGCTATTGGCAGAAGGTATTGGTGATACATTACGAATTTCATTAGCAGCGAACCCAGTTGAAGAGATCAAAGTCGGCTTTGATATTCTAAAATCACTGCGCATTCGCTCACGTGGCATTAACTTTATTGCTTGCCCTAGCTGTTCTCGTCAAGAGTTTGATGTGATCGGCACCGTCAATGCACTCGAAGAGCGCCTAGAAGACATCATTACGCCGATGGATGTATCGATCATCGGTTGTGTGGTGAATGGGCCGGGTGAAGCTGAGGTTTCACACCTCGGTCTTGCTGGTAGCAACAAGAAGAGTGCATTTTACGAAGATGGCAAACGTCAGAAAGAGCGTTTTGACAACGACGATCTGATCAATCAGTTAGAAGCGAAAATTCGTGCGAAAGCGGCCGTTATGGACGAAAGCAATCGCATTGAAATTAAAGTGCAAAACTAAATCTCAACGAAGTAATTACAATTACGGTAAATATTGTGGCAAAACCAATTCAAGCAATTCGAGGCATGAACGATTGTCTCCCTACTCAATCACCACTGTGGCAGAAGCTAGAAAACACAGTGAAAAACGTAATTAGCGCATACGGTTACAATGAAATGCGCATGCCAATCGTTGAGATGACGCATCTATTTAGTCGTGCTATTGGCGAAGTAACGGATGTAGTAGAAAAAGAGATGTACACCTTTGAAGATCGCAATGGTGACAGCCTAACTCTACGTCCTGAAGGCACCGCAGGTTGTGTGCGCGCAGGGATTGAAAACGGCTTGCTTTACAACCAAGAGCAACGTGTATGGTACATGGGACCAATGTTCCGCCATGAGCGTCCACAAAAAGGTCGCTACCGTCAGTTCCACCAATGTGGTGTTGAAGTGTTTGGTCTAAATGGCCCAGACGTTGACGCTGAACTTATTATGATGACGGCGCGTCTATGGCGTGAGCTTGGCATTGATCAACATGTGCGTCTTGAGCTGAACTCAATTGGCTCTCTTGATGCTCGTGCTAACTACCGTGAAGCATTGATCGCATTCCTAGAACAACATATGGATGTTCTGGATGAAGATTGTAAACGTCGTATGCATACTAACCCGTTACGTGTATTGGATACTAAGAATCCTGATGTACAAGCGATCTTAGGTGACGCACCTCGCCTGTCGGATTACTTAGATGATGAGTCTAAGCAACATTTTGCAGGTTTGTGTGAACTTCTTGATGCTGCGGGTATCGAATACACAGTAAATGAGCGTCTTGTTCGTGGTCTTGACTACTACAACCGCACAGTATTTGAATGGATTACCGAAAGCCTTGGCTCACAAGGTACCGTTTGTGGCGGTGGTCGTTATGATGGTCTTGTTGAGCAACTCGGTGGTAAAGCGACCCCTGCGGTTGGCTTTGCGATGGGACTTGAGCGTCTAGTGTTGATGCTAGAAACCCTTGAATTAACTGAAGTTCGTCGCAGCGTAGACGTCTACATGGTGACGGCGGGTGAAGGTACGATGATGGCGGGTATGAAGCTGGCTGAACAGCTACGCGAACAAGTACCGGGTCTCCGTGTCATGAACCACTTCGGTGGCGGCAACTTCAAGAAGCAATTTAAGCGTGCAGACAAAGTGGGTGCAGTGGTTGCTTTGGTTCTTGGTGAGAACGAAGTTGCTGATAACAGCGTGGTGTTGAAAGATCTGGTTGGCGGTACGCAAGAGACGTATAGCCAAGCGGATGTGATTGCCAAACTCGCTGAGCTAATCTAACCAAATTTGAATTTAGCAAAGTGGCGATGTGAGTCGCCACTTTTGTACTGTTTAAGAGGACAGGAAGTGGAACTCTACGATACCGAAGAACAACAAGTTGAAGCGATTAAAGATTGGTGGAAAGAGAACGGTAAAGCGGTCATTTTTGGCGCTGTGATCGGTCTAGGCGGTCTATTTGGCTGGCGTTACTACCAAGATTCAACAATTGCAGCTCAAGAAGCGGCCTCTATTAGCTACACCAAAGCAATTGAAAGCCTTGCCGCGTCAGGTGCGCAAGCAGAGCAACAAGTTCAAAGCTTTATCGATGCCAATGGTGAGACGGAATATGCGGTACTTGCTGCGTTACAACTTGCGAAAGTTCAGGTTGAAGCAAACCAGTTAGATGCAGCGATTGAGCAGCTTCAATGGGCAGTGACCACAACAAAAGATCAAGCACTACAAGCCGTGATTAACTACCGCTTGGCGCGCCTACAATCAGAGCAAGGTAAGTTTGATGCAGCGATTGCACAGCTTGATGCGATTACTGATGAAGGTTGGGCTGGTCGCGTTGACGAGCTACGAGGTGACATCTTACTGCGCAAAGGAGATGCAGAAGGTGCTTACGCTGCTTACACCGAAGCACAGCAAGCGGGTGATGCAAGCGAAGCGCTACAAATGAAGTTGGATGATCTAGCCAAGTAAGGGCAAGTTGCATGAAGAAATTGCTGAACAAGGCATTGACGACAGTTGCAGTACTGAGTGTGTTGGCTGGTTGTGCCAGTGAAGAAGACACCATTGTTATGGCTCCTGTGCCGCAAGTTGATAATGAATTTACTGCTTCATCGGTATGGAGTCGCTCAGTTGGTGATGGCGTCGAACACTATTTTTCCA
This is a stretch of genomic DNA from Vibrio panuliri. It encodes these proteins:
- the mltA gene encoding murein transglycosylase A → MKKIILLAVVTLLFGCAQPTDRAQQYFDQEFDTTLNKVENVQSNTTRDFTEFHKQAEQVVINSPSMAKVYQPLYETLNEWVLQSGDPSELGNFGIETAQLGGGDKQGNVLFTGYFSPVMELRHQANETFKYPVYAKPDCTQDCPTRAEIYAGALEGKGLELGYAANMIDPFLMEVQGSGFVHFEDDDTLEYFAYGGKNNKAYVSIGRVLIERGEVPREKMSMKAIKEWVLANDEATVREVLEQNPSFVFFAPRADAPVTGSAGIPLLPMASVAGDRSILPMGTPILAEVPLLNADGTWSGAHQLRLLIVLDTGGAVKQNHLDLYHGMGPRAGTEAGHYKHFGRVWKLGLQHSATQAPWAMPPEKQN
- the tcdA gene encoding tRNA cyclic N6-threonylcarbamoyladenosine(37) synthase TcdA; this translates as MRELDTPASDNYNQRFGGTRRLYGNSEVEILRAAHVCVIGIGGVGSWAVEALARTGIGELTLIDMDDVCVTNINRQIHAMSGTVGQSKIEVMAERVKLINPECKVNLIDDFITPDNQHEYLSKEYDYVLDAIDSVKAKASLLAYCRSNKIKVIATGGAGGQVDPTQIQVADLTKTIQDPLAKKIKDTLRRHHNFPKNPQRKFGIDCVFSTEQLKYPQADGSVCGVKATAEGPKRMDCASGFGAATVVTATFGFVAVARIVEKLIQKHSK
- the csdE gene encoding cysteine desulfurase sulfur acceptor subunit CsdE, yielding MSNFPVNPFGTQITATEIVETMQGMRGWEDRYRQVIQWGKKLPVMPEELKSQQVTVSGCESQVWLVSEQVGDTWSFCADSDARIVRGLIALVMAAYNHKSSEQIQQFDIDGYFAQLGLIDHLSPSRGNGLKAIVEQIKLLSA
- a CDS encoding bifunctional tRNA (adenosine(37)-C2)-methyltransferase TrmG/ribosomal RNA large subunit methyltransferase RlmN encodes the protein MTTEKINLLDFDRQGLRKFFAEELDEKAFRAEQVMKWIYHFGVDDFDNMNNINKKLREKLKHRCEIKAPVVSEAQHSSDGTIKWAMRVGDQDVETVYIPEDDRATLCVSSQVGCALECKFCSTAQQGFNRNLKVSEIIGQVWRAAREIGLEKETGRRPITNVVMMGMGEPLLNMKNLLPALDLMLDDLGFGLSKRRVTVSTSGVVSGLDQMTGKIDVALAISLHAPNDKLRSQIMPINDRWDIQEFLASVRRYIASSNANRGKVTVEYVLLDHVNDDMDHARELAELMKDTPCKINLIPFNPYPGSPYKKPSNSRIDRFQKTLMQLDHTVTVRKTRGDDIDAACGQLVGDVIDRTKRTAMAKVAKGEAIDIKAV
- the rodZ gene encoding cytoskeleton protein RodZ: MNTEQPTAVVEENTENNHIQPGTILKQKREQAGLSQKQVADRLRLRVAIIEQIERNEFEPDQVATFTRGYLRSYAKVVNADEGEVLAALDATMGTQPPQEQKMKSFSRKTNREKHDNRIMALTWGIVIVIVAISSVWWWQNKQKDALEITNEDEAALVVESESTPLLDTSVDKLTAEPSNENSDENAPVSPVAEDSQAANELTPLEANDDLSQNSAETAPLAPVTETQTAQPQADDAVSKPAVSANHLELSFNDECWVQVKDSTGKTLLSGIKRGGETVTLDGKKPYNVILGAPENVSITLASEPVDLSGYTAGKAARFTLP
- the ispG gene encoding flavodoxin-dependent (E)-4-hydroxy-3-methylbut-2-enyl-diphosphate synthase, with the protein product MQHESPIKRRPSTRIYVGDVPIGDGAPIAVQSMTNTRTTDVDATVAQIRALENVGADIVRVSVPTMDAAEAFKQIKQQVNIPLVADIHFDYRIALKVAEYGVDCLRINPGNIGNEERIRSVVDCARDKNIPIRIGVNGGSLEKDIQMKYGEPTPAALVESAMRHVDILDRLNFDQFKVSVKASDVFLAVDSYRLLAKKIDQPLHLGITEAGGARAGAVKSSVGLGMLLAEGIGDTLRISLAANPVEEIKVGFDILKSLRIRSRGINFIACPSCSRQEFDVIGTVNALEERLEDIITPMDVSIIGCVVNGPGEAEVSHLGLAGSNKKSAFYEDGKRQKERFDNDDLINQLEAKIRAKAAVMDESNRIEIKVQN
- the hisS gene encoding histidine--tRNA ligase, translating into MAKPIQAIRGMNDCLPTQSPLWQKLENTVKNVISAYGYNEMRMPIVEMTHLFSRAIGEVTDVVEKEMYTFEDRNGDSLTLRPEGTAGCVRAGIENGLLYNQEQRVWYMGPMFRHERPQKGRYRQFHQCGVEVFGLNGPDVDAELIMMTARLWRELGIDQHVRLELNSIGSLDARANYREALIAFLEQHMDVLDEDCKRRMHTNPLRVLDTKNPDVQAILGDAPRLSDYLDDESKQHFAGLCELLDAAGIEYTVNERLVRGLDYYNRTVFEWITESLGSQGTVCGGGRYDGLVEQLGGKATPAVGFAMGLERLVLMLETLELTEVRRSVDVYMVTAGEGTMMAGMKLAEQLREQVPGLRVMNHFGGGNFKKQFKRADKVGAVVALVLGENEVADNSVVLKDLVGGTQETYSQADVIAKLAELI
- a CDS encoding YfgM family protein, translating into MELYDTEEQQVEAIKDWWKENGKAVIFGAVIGLGGLFGWRYYQDSTIAAQEAASISYTKAIESLAASGAQAEQQVQSFIDANGETEYAVLAALQLAKVQVEANQLDAAIEQLQWAVTTTKDQALQAVINYRLARLQSEQGKFDAAIAQLDAITDEGWAGRVDELRGDILLRKGDAEGAYAAYTEAQQAGDASEALQMKLDDLAK